CTCTTCGGTAATGAAGCCCAGTTCCCGCATCTTGGTCAGGACCAGGCGCTGGCGCTCCTTCCAGCGGCCGTTTTCGGCCCGCTGCTGGTCCTCCGGCGACGGTTCGTCCCCCGGTTCCGGGATGGGCGGCGGAGGGTAGGCCGACGGGTTCTTGGGGATGCCGGCCAGCACCGCCGCTTCGGCGATGGTGAGTTCCTCCACCGGCTTGCCGAAGTAGGTGTACGATGCCGCCTGGATGCCGTAGGCCCCGTTCCCGAAGTAGATCTGGTTGAGGTACATCTCCAGGATCTCGTCCTTGGTGAAGCGGCGTTCCAGCTCGATAGCCAGGATGGCCTCCTGGACCTTGCGCCGCCAGGTCCGGTCCTGGGTCAGGAAGGCGCTGCGGGCCAGCTGCTGGGTGATGGTGCTGGCACCCTGCAGGTAGCCGCCCCGCAGGTTGTTGATCAGGGCCCGCGCGATGCCGATGGGATCGACCCCGAAGTGATCGTAGAAACGCTCGTCCTCGATGGCGATGAAGGCCTGCCGGACGTGTTCGGGGATTTGCTCCAGGGGAACGACGATGCGGTTCTCGGGTCCGTGGATCTCGGTCAGCAGCTCGCCGTGGCGGTCATAAATGAAGGACGTTTGGGCCACCTGGGGGCGCAGGGCGGTGATGGGCCCCATGGCCCGCACCGCGCCCATCATGAAACCGGCCGCCAGCACGGTGCCGCTGATTCCGAACAGGAAGACCAGGAACAGGAAGAGCCGCATCCAGCGAATGCGGCGCCACCATGGCTTGCGCCGCCGCGGGCCACCGCCCGCAGGCGCATGGGGATAACCGGCCACGCAGGTCCCTCCCCCTGTGGATGCTCTCCCTCCGGGGAACCTTGCCCGCCCGTCCCGCGCCAGCAGCGGAAGGCGTGCGGCCGGCGGCGGTGGGGGCCGGTTCGTCCTGCCGATTATACCACGGGCATATTTCGCTGCCCGGCCGCGCCGTCCCCCCGGAGCGCGCCTTGTCAGTCCATGCCGGTTATATTACCTTCGTTCCAGTCCGTCGAAGGAAGGGGAACGGTGCAACGGCCATGGCCCAACCGGGTGGCCCGGCACTCCCGGCCCGCGAGCAGCTGGAGCTGCTCCGCCGCGGAGCCGCGGAGATCGTTTCGGAAGAGGAGCTCTTGCAGAAGCTGCAGCGGTCCGTGGAAACGGGCCGGCCTCTACGGGTGAAGCTGGGGCTTGATCCCACCGCTCCCGACCTGCACATCGGCCATACGGTGGTGCTGCGCAAGCTGCGGCAGTTCCAGGACCTTGGGCACCAGGTGGTCCTGATCATCGGCGATTTCACCGGCCGCATCGGCGACCCGACGGGCAAGTCGGTGACCCGCCCGCAGCTGACGGAGGAACAGGTCCGGGCCAACGCCCGCACCTACGCCGAGCAGCTGGGGCGCATCCTGGACATGGAGCGGACGGAGCTCACCTTCAACGCCCGGTGGCTCGGGCCCATGACCTTCGCCGATGTGATCCGCCTGGCGGCCCGGTATACCGTGGCCCGCATGCTGGAGCGGGACGACTTCGCCCAGCGCTATCGGGAAGGGCGGCCCATCGCCATCCACGAGTTCCTCTACCCGCTGGCCCAGGCCTACGACTCGGTGGCGGTGCGCGCCGACGTGGAGCTGGGCGGGACGGATCAGAAGTTCAATCTTCTGGTCGGCCGGGAGATTCAGCGCGAGTACGGCCAGGAGGCCCAGGTGGCCCTGTTGATGCCCCTCTTGGAGGGCACCGACGGCAAGGACAAGATGTCCAAGTCGCTGGGGAACTACATCGCCATCGCCGACCCGCCGGGCGAGATGTTCGGCAAGACCATGTCCATCCCCGACGAGCTGATCGTCAAGTACATGGTGCTGGCCACGGATCTGGACATGGGCGAGATCCGCCGGCTGGAGCAGGGCATGGCCTCCGGTCAGGTGAACCCGCGGGATGCCAAGCTCCGCCTGGCCCACGCCCTGGTGCGGATGTACCACGGCCGGGCGGCGGCCGATGCGGCCCAGGAGGAGTTCCTGCGGGTCTTCAGCCGGCACGAGCTGCCGGCCGAGATGCCCGAGGTGGTGCTGCCGGCCCCGCGCCTGGATGCCGTACGGCTGCTGCGCGCGGCCGGCATGGCGCCGTCGAACAGCGAGGCCCGCCGCCTGATCGAGCAGGGCGCCGTGCGCCTGGACGGCCAGCGGGTGGCTTCCCCCCAGGACGAACTGGCCCCCGCGGACGGGGCCGTCCTTCAGGTGGGCAAGCGGCGGTTCGCGCGGCTGCGGTTGCCGGGTTCCCGCTAGGTGAACCGAGGGACGGCCCGGGGCCGGGGCAGGGGCGGCCCCACCCGGTGCAGCGCCGGGTCCCCGGTGCCCCGCTGCCGCCGGGGCCGGCGGCCGGCCCGCCGGTGGGTGCGCGCCGGCTCCGGTGGCCTCCTCCGTTCAGGCGCTGTTCACGCCCGCATACACATACCCCGGGACCGGCTCGGCCGGTCCCGGGGCGGTGACAGCATTGGCCTACGTGCGCCGCAGGACCCGCCGGCGGTCCGGGGTGGGGTGGCCGCCCCGGCTGCGCCTGGGGCCGCGCGGGGTGGTGGTGCTGGCCCTGCTGGTCCTCGCGGGGATCGGCTGGGCGGCGGACCGCGCTCTGGCGCCGGCCCTCATGGCCGTTGCCCGGCGGGAAGCGGAGATCCGGGCGGTGGAGGCCATCGGTGCCGCCGTGGAAGCGGAGATCGCCGGCCGGTACCAGCCCGAGGACGTGATCCGGGTGCGGTACGACGGCGGCCGGCCGGTGTTCGTCCAGGTGAACACCCCGCTGATCGTCGACGTCCAGGCCCGGGTGATGCGGGCCGTACAGGACCGGCTCAACCACCTCCGGTCGGTGCCTGTGGTGATCCCCCTGGGGGCGGCCCTCGGGAATCCCCTGGTGGCCGGCTGGGGTCCCGGTGTGCCCGTACGCATCCTGCCCCTGGGCCGGGTGGACGTGGACGTTCAGAGCCGGTTCGACGGAGCGGGCATCAACCAGGTGCGCCACCGGGTGGTGCTGGTGATCCGCACCTCCGTGCGCGTGGCCATCCCCCTGTACGGCGATACCGTCCCGGTGGAGGTCCCGGTCCCCCTGGTGGAGACGGTGATACCGGGCGAGGTGCCGCCCTGGGTGGTCCCGTGGCCGGGCGGCGCGCCGGGGTCGGGTGGCCCACCGTAGGGCGCTCCCCATGAGAGGCCCTCACCATAGGCTGGGAGCCTGCTACGCCGGGCGCGGACGGGCCCGCGGATCGCCCCCGCAGCCGCCGGCGCCCTGGCCGCCTCGCCAGGGATCGGGGCCGTGCGGCCCCGTTTCCAAGTTTGCCGATCATGGTATGCTGGATTTGGGCGGGAGCCCTTCCCGCCGGTCCCAGCTTTCGGGGTCGTCATTCTGGCATCTGCAAACGGGAGGTCACGGCCTTGGCCGACGTCAAGCAGCAGGCGGGTCGCGTGGCGACCGACGTCCTGCAACTGGTGGGCGCGACGCCGGTGGTGCGCCTCAACAAGGTGATCCCCCGCGACAGCGCCGAGGTCTGGGTCAAGCTGGAGTCGTACAACCCCGCCGGGTCCGTGAAGGACCGCATCGCCCTGAGCATGATCGAAGCCGCCGAGCGGGATGGCCGCCTCAAGCCGGGCTACACCATCGTGGAGCCCACCAGCGGCAACACCGGCATCGGCCTGGCCATGGTGGCCGCGGTCAAAGGGTACCGCCTGCTGCTGGTGATGCCCGAGACCATGTCCCTGGAGCGCCGGGCGCTGCTGCGCGCCTACGGTGCCGAGCTGGTCCTCACCCCCGGGGCCGAGGGCATGGCGGGCGCCATCCGCAAGGCGCAGGAGCTGGTGGCGGAGCATCCGACGTACTTCATGCCGATGCAGTTTGACAACCCCGCCAACCCCGAGATCCACCGCCGGACCACCGCCCGGGAGGTCCTGGAGCAGATGGACGGGCACCTGGATGCCTTCGTCGCCGGGGTGGGAACGGGCGGCACCCTGACGGGAGTGGGGGAGGTGCTCAAGGAGCAGCTGCCCGGGTGCCTGGTGGTGGCGGTCGAACCGGCCGGTTCGGCCGTGCTCTCGGGCGGGGAGCCGGGGCCCCACCGCATCCAGGGCATCGGGGCCGGGTTCGTCCCGCGGGTGCTGAACCGGCAGGTGATCGACCGCGTCATCCCCGTCCGGGATGAGGACGCGGTGATCATGATGCGCCGCCTTGCCCGGGAGGAAGGACTTCTGGCCGGCATCTCGTCGGGCGCGGCGGCATGGGCCGCGCGGCAGGTGGCGCGGGAACTGGGTCCGGGCCGGCGGGTGCTGGCGGTGCTGCCCGACACCGGGGAGCGCTACCTCTCCATGATGGAAGACCTGGCCGCCTTCGTCCGCGACGAGGAGTAAGCCGCGCCGCGGGCAGGCAGGGGATGCCCTGCTCCCCCTCCGTCCCGCGAGCCGGCCCCGCCGGCCGGCGGCCCCGGGGGACCTGCCGCCGGGAGGGGGGCCGCCCGGCAGGATGCCGCGGCCCCGGAGGGCCGTGCTACAATAGGGCGCGGCGACAGGGCGCGGCCCCGGCTGCGGCTGGCCATGGT
This is a stretch of genomic DNA from Thermaerobacter sp. PB12/4term. It encodes these proteins:
- the tyrS gene encoding tyrosine--tRNA ligase, which translates into the protein MAQPGGPALPAREQLELLRRGAAEIVSEEELLQKLQRSVETGRPLRVKLGLDPTAPDLHIGHTVVLRKLRQFQDLGHQVVLIIGDFTGRIGDPTGKSVTRPQLTEEQVRANARTYAEQLGRILDMERTELTFNARWLGPMTFADVIRLAARYTVARMLERDDFAQRYREGRPIAIHEFLYPLAQAYDSVAVRADVELGGTDQKFNLLVGREIQREYGQEAQVALLMPLLEGTDGKDKMSKSLGNYIAIADPPGEMFGKTMSIPDELIVKYMVLATDLDMGEIRRLEQGMASGQVNPRDAKLRLAHALVRMYHGRAAADAAQEEFLRVFSRHELPAEMPEVVLPAPRLDAVRLLRAAGMAPSNSEARRLIEQGAVRLDGQRVASPQDELAPADGAVLQVGKRRFARLRLPGSR
- the yunB gene encoding sporulation protein YunB — its product is MRRRTRRRSGVGWPPRLRLGPRGVVVLALLVLAGIGWAADRALAPALMAVARREAEIRAVEAIGAAVEAEIAGRYQPEDVIRVRYDGGRPVFVQVNTPLIVDVQARVMRAVQDRLNHLRSVPVVIPLGAALGNPLVAGWGPGVPVRILPLGRVDVDVQSRFDGAGINQVRHRVVLVIRTSVRVAIPLYGDTVPVEVPVPLVETVIPGEVPPWVVPWPGGAPGSGGPP
- the cysK gene encoding cysteine synthase A, with amino-acid sequence MADVKQQAGRVATDVLQLVGATPVVRLNKVIPRDSAEVWVKLESYNPAGSVKDRIALSMIEAAERDGRLKPGYTIVEPTSGNTGIGLAMVAAVKGYRLLLVMPETMSLERRALLRAYGAELVLTPGAEGMAGAIRKAQELVAEHPTYFMPMQFDNPANPEIHRRTTAREVLEQMDGHLDAFVAGVGTGGTLTGVGEVLKEQLPGCLVVAVEPAGSAVLSGGEPGPHRIQGIGAGFVPRVLNRQVIDRVIPVRDEDAVIMMRRLAREEGLLAGISSGAAAWAARQVARELGPGRRVLAVLPDTGERYLSMMEDLAAFVRDEE